The following are encoded together in the Serratia odorifera genome:
- a CDS encoding 2-hydroxycarboxylate transporter family protein has translation MKQLNAELACEKNTAQSDSSGIINQLRQLDIGAVPVALFITISAIVAVSAYANFLPKNMIGGLAVIMTLGFALAQLGKSIPLLRDIGGPAILCLMVPSVLVYFDFFQPNVMATVHLLMKDANLLYFVIASLVVGSILGMHRVILIQGMIRMFVPLVVGTVTAVATGLLVGKLFGFSFYHTFFFIIVPIIGGGIGEGILPLSLAYSAILGATPDVYVAQLAPAAVMGNIFAIVTAGVLARIGMQRKALSGEGMLIRSAQENAVFAIKEQGGQVDFQLMGGGLLVICAFFIVGGLFEHIVHIPGPVLMILFAVLCKYCRIIPASMETGAHSFYKFVSAALVWPLMIGLGMLYVPLESVVAVFSLGYVIVCGSVVLSMGVVSFLIAPALKMFPVEAAIVTCCHSGLGGTGDVAILSASNRMGLMPFAQIATRIGGASTVIGATLLLGWLM, from the coding sequence ATGAAACAGTTAAACGCAGAACTTGCCTGTGAGAAAAACACAGCGCAATCGGACTCATCCGGAATAATTAATCAATTACGTCAATTGGATATCGGTGCGGTGCCGGTAGCCTTGTTTATCACTATTAGTGCCATCGTGGCGGTTTCCGCTTATGCCAACTTTTTGCCCAAAAACATGATCGGCGGCTTGGCAGTGATCATGACGCTGGGTTTTGCATTGGCGCAATTAGGCAAAAGCATACCGCTGCTGCGCGATATTGGCGGTCCGGCAATTTTATGTCTGATGGTACCGTCGGTACTGGTGTACTTTGACTTCTTCCAGCCAAACGTCATGGCTACGGTACATTTGCTGATGAAGGATGCCAACCTGCTGTATTTCGTTATCGCCAGTCTGGTGGTCGGCAGTATTCTGGGCATGCACCGGGTCATTCTGATCCAGGGCATGATACGGATGTTTGTGCCGCTGGTGGTCGGAACGGTCACCGCAGTGGCCACCGGACTGCTGGTGGGCAAACTGTTTGGTTTCAGCTTCTACCACACCTTTTTCTTTATCATTGTGCCGATCATCGGCGGCGGCATTGGCGAGGGTATTCTGCCGCTGTCGCTGGCCTATTCCGCCATTCTGGGCGCCACGCCGGACGTGTACGTTGCGCAACTGGCACCGGCAGCGGTGATGGGCAACATTTTTGCCATCGTCACCGCCGGGGTGCTGGCGCGTATCGGCATGCAGCGCAAGGCGCTGAGCGGTGAAGGTATGCTGATCCGTTCGGCGCAGGAGAATGCGGTGTTTGCGATAAAAGAGCAGGGGGGGCAGGTGGATTTTCAACTGATGGGCGGTGGCCTGCTGGTGATTTGCGCCTTCTTTATCGTCGGCGGGCTGTTTGAACATATCGTGCACATTCCCGGTCCGGTATTGATGATTCTGTTTGCGGTATTGTGCAAATACTGTCGCATCATTCCGGCCAGCATGGAAACCGGCGCGCACAGTTTTTACAAGTTCGTGTCCGCAGCTCTGGTGTGGCCGCTGATGATTGGGTTGGGCATGCTGTATGTGCCGCTGGAAAGCGTGGTGGCGGTATTTTCGCTTGGCTATGTGATCGTCTGCGGATCGGTAGTACTGTCGATGGGCGTGGTGAGTTTCCTGATTGCGCCCGCTTTGAAAATGTTCCCGGTGGAAGCGGCTATCGTTACCTGTTGTCACAGCGGCTTGGGTGGTACTGGCGACGTGGCGATTTTGTCGGCGTCCAACCGCATGGGGTTGATGCCGTTTGCTCAGATTGCGACGCGTATTGGCGGCGCGTCAACGGTAATTGGCGCAACGCTATTGTTGGGCTGGCTGATGTAA
- the yniD gene encoding small membrane protein YniD has product MRSKHWKMFLILLLICLALLLLRWAAMVFG; this is encoded by the coding sequence ATGCGCAGCAAACACTGGAAAATGTTCCTGATTCTGTTGTTGATCTGTCTGGCGCTGCTACTGTTGCGCTGGGCGGCGATGGTATTCGGTTAA